In Stigmatopora nigra isolate UIUO_SnigA chromosome 5, RoL_Snig_1.1, whole genome shotgun sequence, the genomic window CATTCATGATATGACAAGCCGACCACCACAACATAGCTTTCAAATGTTCTGATGGGAGTTGCTGAGTTGTTGAATTCTTCTGGAAATGACGGCTTAACTGTCAAATTGGATATATAAATGTCAGAGGTgaattttaattataattataatttaattttacagCGTGACCTTCAAGGGAAACTCCAACTGCGATATGAAGAGATCGCAAAGAGGTGAGTTTATGATTTGGTAAACTACCAAATGCCAATTTACATTTCTATGCATGCAATCTCCTAATCAGTTCATTGCAACGGTCATCCTCTCaattaagaataaaaacaattatcatTATCCTACACTCCTTACAAAGATTTCAGGTAAGTGAATTCCAACAGATTTTGGGCAAGAAGCTGTTTAGATTTGCTTCAGATTTTTTATTACTGGGTTTTAAGTTGTTTACAGACTGTTTACAAATGATTGCATGGATATTTCATGGttttaaaatgtgcaaattGTATAACATAATGCATTGTCATGCTGCTTTACTAGGCTTTGCCTAATGTCTTACATTTATGGCCTGTTTCTTCATACAAATATTGCTTTAAGTGAAAGTTAATGACATTAATACGAATGATTATATGTTATTTATAATGATTGTCCTTCTGTAGGTCGCAGCCACCACCAAAGTTGGCTGTTGGGCCAAGCCACAAATTTGCAGGCAACTACTATTGTACCAGAGATGGACGCAGAGAATCCACGCCCGCCACGGTTGTCATGTCCTCACAGAAAGCGCTCGCTGCTGGCAGGTAAATAAATGACTCGAACCCCTTATTTTGGTATATTCCAAGATGTATTCACAAGTATACAAGTAAGAGATTATTCAGCGACTTTGTAGAAGCGTTTATTTTATGCCAACAGTTGCCCAGCTTGGCAAGGACGCTGTATTAATCCAGTTTAATCATAATGAAACTCATTAGACATAAattattaaatgtatatatttaaaaacaaacaa contains:
- the ndufa7 gene encoding NADH dehydrogenase [ubiquinone] 1 alpha subcomplex subunit 7, which produces MNRRSCVSFTTANMATATKIIQRLRNFLSGRDLQGKLQLRYEEIAKRSQPPPKLAVGPSHKFAGNYYCTRDGRRESTPATVVMSSQKALAAGSQGTTPAKLPVIPGAVYKEPELSTDQPYL